In Vibrio japonicus, one DNA window encodes the following:
- a CDS encoding transposase, which produces MTYSSIWVSHGSLPVQNTHNNPKRYRKILKKLQDETILKIPGHVALKHVDIWFQDEARFGQQNTTTRLWAERGTRPRAVKQQQFEYAYLFGSVCPQKGIGEAIVVPWVNKDLMIEHLKQISAVTEKGRHTNLRKNMI; this is translated from the coding sequence ATTACCTACTCGAGCATATGGGTTTCTCATGGGTCACTTCCCGTTCAAAACACCCACAACAATCCCAAGCGATACAGGAAGATTTTAAAAAAACTCCAAGACGAAACGATCCTTAAGATCCCAGGTCATGTCGCTTTAAAGCATGTCGATATCTGGTTTCAGGATGAAGCTCGATTTGGGCAACAAAATACAACAACACGGTTATGGGCTGAAAGAGGCACACGTCCCAGAGCAGTGAAGCAACAACAGTTCGAATATGCGTATCTATTTGGTTCTGTCTGTCCTCAAAAAGGTATTGGTGAGGCTATCGTTGTCCCATGGGTCAATAAAGACCTCATGATTGAGCATTTAAAGCAAATATCGGCGGTCACTGAAAAAGGACGTCATACCAATCTAAGAAAAAATATGATCTAA
- the glpX gene encoding class II fructose-bisphosphatase: MKRDLAMAFSRVTEGAALAGYKWLGRGDKNAADGAAVEVMRALLNKTDISGEIVIGEGEIDDAPMLYIGESVGLGGDAVDIAVDPIEGTRMTAMGQSNALAVLAAGEKDSFLKAPDMYMEKLVVGPGAKGCIDLNKPLKENLENIAKALNKSLDTLVVITLAKPRHDLVIKEMQAMGVRVFAVPDGDVAASILTCMPDSEVDAMYCIGGAPEGVVSAAVIRALDGDMHGRLLPRHEVKGDTEENRIYGTAELKRCAEMGVEANVVLKMEDMARSDNVIFSATGITKGDLLEGISRQGNIATTETLLIRGRCRTIRRIKSIHYLDRKDPEVREHIL, translated from the coding sequence ATGAAACGCGATTTAGCAATGGCATTTTCAAGGGTAACAGAAGGTGCTGCACTGGCAGGCTATAAATGGCTTGGCAGAGGTGATAAAAACGCTGCTGACGGTGCAGCGGTAGAAGTCATGCGTGCACTACTCAACAAAACTGACATCAGTGGTGAGATTGTAATTGGTGAAGGCGAAATTGATGATGCGCCGATGCTTTATATTGGTGAAAGTGTTGGCTTAGGTGGCGACGCTGTCGATATTGCTGTAGACCCAATAGAAGGCACTCGTATGACTGCGATGGGGCAATCAAATGCTCTAGCTGTACTAGCTGCTGGCGAAAAGGATAGCTTCCTTAAAGCACCAGATATGTACATGGAAAAGCTTGTCGTAGGACCAGGGGCAAAAGGATGTATTGACCTCAACAAACCACTTAAAGAAAACCTAGAGAACATTGCTAAAGCGTTAAACAAAAGTCTAGACACACTCGTAGTGATCACTTTAGCTAAACCGCGCCATGACCTAGTCATCAAAGAGATGCAAGCAATGGGAGTTCGTGTATTTGCGGTACCTGATGGCGATGTCGCCGCTTCAATTCTGACTTGTATGCCAGACAGTGAAGTAGATGCTATGTATTGTATTGGTGGTGCACCAGAGGGTGTTGTATCTGCTGCTGTTATACGTGCACTAGATGGTGATATGCACGGTCGCCTTCTTCCTCGACACGAAGTAAAAGGGGACACAGAGGAAAATAGAATTTACGGTACTGCTGAGCTAAAACGCTGTGCGGAAATGGGGGTTGAGGCAAATGTAGTCCTCAAGATGGAAGATATGGCTCGTAGCGACAACGTTATCTTCTCGGCAACAGGTATCACTAAAGGCGATCTACTCGAAGGTATATCGCGACAAGGCAACATAGCGACAACAGAAACTCTACTGATCCGCGGTCGTTGCCGCACTATTCGCAGAATTAAATCTATTCACTACTTAGATCGCAAAGATCCAGAAGTAAGAGAACACATCCTTTAA
- the zapB gene encoding cell division protein ZapB, with protein MSFEVLEKLEAKIQTAVDTIALLQMEVEELKEEKEKLSAEATELRASREELESKAQQMQQEHSAWQERIRSLLGKMDEVE; from the coding sequence ATGTCTTTTGAAGTACTAGAAAAATTAGAAGCGAAAATCCAAACTGCGGTTGATACGATTGCACTTCTTCAAATGGAAGTGGAAGAGCTAAAAGAAGAGAAAGAAAAGCTTTCAGCGGAAGCAACTGAACTTCGTGCAAGCCGTGAAGAGTTAGAGAGCAAGGCGCAGCAGATGCAGCAAGAGCACTCTGCATGGCAGGAGCGTATCCGTAGCCTACTTGGTAAAATGGACGAAGTAGAATAA
- the metF gene encoding methylenetetrahydrofolate reductase, with product MGYTHAGHIDALNQNIADFSDNINVSFEFFPPSNEKMEETLWSSVHRLKTLKPKFVSVTYGANSGERDRTHSIIKEIKTETGLVAAPHLTCIDASREELIQIADDYWGNGIENIVALRGDIPPGGGKPDMYASDLVELLKSRHDFDISVAAFPEVHPEAKSAQADLLNLKRKVDAGANRAITQFFFDVESYLRFRDRCVAAGIDVEIVPGILPVSNFKQASRFAAQNNVRIPSWMAKQFEGLDDDPTTRQLVGASQAIDMIRVLSREGVKDFHFYTLNRAEMTYALCHTLGVRPTKEKC from the coding sequence ATGGGATACACACACGCTGGTCATATTGACGCTTTAAACCAGAATATTGCTGATTTTTCTGACAACATAAATGTTTCATTTGAATTTTTTCCGCCAAGCAATGAAAAAATGGAAGAGACATTGTGGAGTTCAGTACACCGTCTTAAAACTCTAAAGCCAAAGTTTGTTTCAGTCACTTACGGCGCAAACTCAGGAGAGCGTGACCGTACTCATTCCATCATCAAAGAGATAAAGACCGAAACCGGGCTGGTTGCCGCCCCTCACCTAACGTGTATTGACGCTAGCCGTGAAGAGCTGATTCAAATTGCAGATGATTACTGGGGTAATGGTATTGAAAATATCGTTGCCCTGCGTGGCGACATCCCACCAGGTGGCGGCAAGCCCGATATGTATGCGTCTGACCTTGTAGAGCTTTTAAAATCTCGTCATGATTTCGATATCTCTGTGGCGGCTTTCCCAGAGGTTCATCCTGAAGCGAAAAGTGCACAAGCCGATCTTCTAAACCTGAAGCGCAAAGTAGACGCAGGTGCTAATCGTGCAATCACCCAGTTTTTCTTCGATGTAGAAAGCTACCTACGTTTTCGCGATCGCTGCGTAGCAGCGGGCATCGATGTGGAAATTGTACCTGGTATCCTTCCGGTATCGAACTTTAAGCAAGCTTCTCGTTTTGCCGCACAAAACAACGTCAGAATTCCTAGCTGGATGGCTAAGCAATTTGAAGGCCTTGACGACGACCCAACAACACGCCAGCTTGTTGGTGCAAGCCAAGCTATCGATATGATACGAGTACTTAGCCGTGAAGGTGTAAAAGACTTTCACTTCTACACCCTAAACCGCGCAGAAATGACATACGCTCTTTGCCATACATTAGGTGTCCGCCCAACAAAAGAAAAATGTTAG
- a CDS encoding bifunctional aspartate kinase/homoserine dehydrogenase II: MTLARQLHKFGGSSLADPECYRRVVNILKEYSNTEDLIVVSAAGKTTNRLLEFLDALNKDGRIAHEVLQSLRQFQLSLVDELIEDEKKEALLAALHDEFSTLGELTAPLTNAQKAAVLGHGEVWSSRLLAALLMQSELPAVSQDARAFLRAESGAQPEVDYGTSYPLAKEVLAQHAHHRIVITGFMAQNAAGQTVLLGRNGSDYSATVIGALAEVSRVTIWSDVEGVFSADPRIVSDACLLPLLRLDEASELARLAAPVLHSRTLQPVAQSSMDLHLRCSYAPESGSSRIERVLASGRGAKIISSLDEVLIVKLIFASGHDFDRLEKEVLANLKRAQLEPLTYEVQKDKHSLRLAYTAEIAGGALEYLQDAAIEAEIKLKEGYSLVAVVGAGVTKNANHCYGFYQKLKAAPVEFVSESPSGLSLIAVLRRTDTATLVASIHSQLFQAQKRIGIALCGKGNIGSSWLTLFAEQKSELEKRRGMSFELISVVDSQTYWFNSEGIDPSTVSDRFDDESIAYSEGEWIKKLGSVQGYDDVVVLDVTASKDLAERYLEIAEQGMHLISANKVAGSAPSHYYHQVQDAFSKINRYWLYNATVGAGLPINHTVRDLRESGDEIQALSGIFSGTLSWLFQQYDGSVPFAELIDLAWQQGLTEPDPRHDLDGSDVMRKLVILAREAGLNLEPESVKVESLVPEDLTGISLDDFLDKSQRLSELLAERLAKAQREDKVLRYVARLEKNGKATVGVEALSKEHALANLLPCDNIFAIESKWYKDNPLVIRGPGAGREVTSGAIQSDLNLLSSFL, translated from the coding sequence ATGACCTTAGCCCGTCAGCTTCACAAGTTTGGAGGTAGTAGCCTAGCCGATCCTGAGTGCTACCGCCGAGTCGTCAACATCCTAAAAGAATACTCAAATACTGAAGATCTTATCGTTGTCTCTGCAGCAGGAAAAACAACGAATCGATTATTGGAGTTCTTAGATGCGCTGAACAAAGATGGACGAATCGCTCACGAAGTTTTGCAATCTCTCAGGCAGTTCCAACTATCACTAGTCGATGAACTTATCGAAGATGAAAAAAAAGAAGCATTACTTGCTGCATTGCACGATGAGTTTTCAACGTTAGGTGAGTTAACCGCCCCTCTTACCAACGCTCAAAAAGCAGCAGTATTAGGACACGGTGAAGTATGGTCCTCTCGCCTATTAGCCGCACTACTGATGCAATCTGAGTTGCCTGCTGTCAGTCAAGATGCACGCGCTTTCTTACGTGCGGAATCCGGTGCGCAGCCAGAGGTCGATTACGGTACTTCGTATCCACTGGCTAAAGAAGTACTTGCTCAGCATGCTCATCATAGAATCGTAATTACCGGGTTTATGGCTCAAAACGCTGCAGGGCAAACGGTGCTACTCGGCCGTAATGGCTCTGACTATTCTGCAACAGTGATCGGTGCGTTAGCGGAAGTCTCACGTGTGACGATTTGGAGTGACGTAGAAGGTGTGTTTAGTGCAGATCCTCGCATAGTGTCGGATGCATGTTTGTTGCCTCTACTTCGACTTGATGAAGCGAGCGAACTAGCACGACTGGCCGCGCCTGTATTGCACAGCCGAACATTACAGCCCGTCGCGCAAAGTTCTATGGATCTACACCTACGTTGTAGCTATGCACCAGAATCTGGCTCTAGCCGTATTGAAAGAGTATTAGCATCTGGACGCGGTGCAAAGATTATTTCTTCACTTGATGAAGTATTAATTGTAAAGCTCATTTTTGCATCGGGCCACGACTTCGATCGACTAGAAAAAGAAGTGCTTGCGAACCTTAAACGCGCGCAACTAGAACCGCTGACCTATGAAGTCCAAAAAGATAAACACAGCTTAAGACTTGCATATACGGCAGAGATTGCCGGCGGAGCGTTAGAGTATCTACAAGATGCAGCGATTGAAGCTGAAATCAAGCTCAAAGAAGGTTATTCCCTTGTCGCCGTTGTTGGCGCAGGCGTAACGAAAAATGCCAACCATTGCTATGGCTTCTACCAAAAGCTGAAAGCTGCACCCGTTGAGTTTGTTTCAGAATCTCCATCGGGACTCAGCCTTATCGCAGTGCTTAGACGAACCGACACCGCTACTCTGGTTGCATCGATTCATAGTCAATTGTTCCAAGCTCAAAAACGCATAGGTATCGCACTATGCGGTAAAGGCAATATTGGCTCTAGCTGGCTGACATTGTTTGCCGAACAGAAATCAGAGCTTGAGAAGCGTCGAGGCATGAGTTTCGAACTTATCTCTGTCGTAGACAGCCAAACTTACTGGTTTAACTCAGAAGGTATAGACCCATCAACCGTTAGCGACCGCTTTGATGATGAATCTATTGCATACAGTGAAGGTGAGTGGATTAAAAAACTTGGCTCCGTTCAAGGCTACGACGATGTCGTTGTTCTAGATGTAACAGCGAGTAAGGATTTAGCCGAAAGATATTTAGAAATAGCAGAGCAAGGGATGCATTTAATCTCGGCGAACAAAGTCGCTGGCTCAGCTCCGAGTCACTACTACCACCAAGTTCAAGATGCCTTCTCTAAAATCAACCGCTATTGGTTATACAACGCAACAGTTGGAGCTGGACTTCCTATTAACCATACAGTCAGAGACTTGCGCGAGAGTGGCGATGAAATTCAAGCGCTATCAGGCATTTTTTCTGGAACACTCTCTTGGTTATTCCAACAGTATGACGGCTCTGTACCGTTTGCCGAGTTAATCGATTTGGCATGGCAACAAGGCTTAACCGAACCTGATCCACGTCACGATCTTGATGGTTCTGACGTTATGCGTAAGCTGGTGATATTAGCAAGAGAGGCCGGACTCAACCTAGAGCCCGAATCTGTAAAGGTTGAAAGCCTAGTGCCTGAAGATCTGACAGGAATCTCCTTGGACGACTTCCTAGATAAAAGCCAACGACTCAGTGAACTGCTTGCAGAGCGATTAGCGAAAGCGCAGCGTGAAGATAAAGTCCTACGCTATGTCGCGCGCCTGGAGAAAAATGGCAAAGCCACAGTTGGAGTTGAGGCATTAAGTAAAGAGCATGCGCTAGCGAATCTTCTCCCATGTGACAATATCTTCGCTATTGAAAGTAAATGGTACAAAGACAACCCTTTAGTGATTCGCGGCCCAGGGGCTGGTAGAGAGGTGACGTCAGGAGCTATTCAATCAGATCTGAACCTGCTCTCAAGCTTCCTATGA
- a CDS encoding O-succinylhomoserine (thiol)-lyase — protein sequence MSARKPATIAVRTGIESDTQHHAVVPPIYLSTNYGFPAFGEVPTYDYTRSGNPNRGLLETALYELESGKGAVVTNCGTSALNLWVSAFLGPDDLIVAPHDCYGGTYRLFNTRAQKGDFKVLFIDQSDEQALSDALAQKPKLVLLETPSNPLVRVVDIEKICTQAKKIGALVAVDNTFLTPVFQKPLELGADFVIHSTTKYINGHSDVIGGVIVTKTEEHAEELSWWGNCIGATGTPFDSYMTLRGIRTLGARMRVHEESSAQILNFLKDQELVGTIYHPSLPEHPGHDIAKKQQSGFGSMLSFEFSGSFEQLKVFVEKLELFSLAESLGGVESLICHPASMTHRAMGEEALAEAGVSQLLLRLSVGLEDAEDLISDLEQAFLIAKESI from the coding sequence ATGAGCGCCCGCAAGCCAGCCACAATCGCGGTACGTACTGGTATCGAGTCAGACACACAACATCATGCTGTTGTCCCCCCAATTTATCTTTCGACCAACTATGGATTTCCTGCGTTTGGAGAAGTCCCAACATATGACTACACCCGTTCAGGTAACCCCAACAGAGGATTACTTGAAACGGCACTATACGAGTTAGAATCAGGCAAAGGAGCCGTGGTTACAAATTGCGGAACGTCAGCACTCAACCTTTGGGTATCCGCATTTCTTGGTCCAGATGATCTGATTGTCGCACCACATGACTGCTACGGTGGGACCTACCGCTTGTTTAATACACGCGCTCAGAAAGGTGATTTTAAAGTTCTGTTTATCGATCAATCAGATGAGCAGGCATTGTCTGACGCTTTGGCACAAAAGCCTAAGCTTGTTCTTCTAGAAACCCCCTCTAACCCACTTGTTCGCGTGGTCGACATTGAGAAAATATGTACCCAAGCGAAAAAAATCGGCGCTTTGGTAGCAGTAGACAATACGTTTTTGACACCTGTATTCCAAAAACCTTTAGAGCTTGGTGCAGACTTTGTTATTCACTCAACGACAAAATACATTAATGGCCATTCTGATGTGATCGGTGGTGTCATCGTCACCAAAACAGAAGAACACGCGGAAGAACTTTCATGGTGGGGAAACTGTATCGGTGCGACAGGTACTCCTTTTGATAGCTACATGACTTTACGTGGTATCCGTACATTGGGTGCCCGTATGCGTGTACATGAAGAAAGCTCTGCGCAGATCCTGAACTTCCTTAAAGACCAAGAGCTTGTTGGTACGATCTACCACCCTAGCCTCCCAGAGCACCCTGGGCACGATATCGCGAAAAAACAGCAATCTGGATTTGGTTCCATGCTTAGCTTCGAATTTTCTGGCAGTTTTGAGCAACTGAAAGTCTTCGTAGAAAAATTAGAGCTATTCTCTTTAGCTGAGTCTTTAGGTGGCGTAGAAAGCCTTATCTGCCATCCTGCATCTATGACGCATCGTGCGATGGGTGAAGAGGCGCTTGCTGAGGCTGGCGTTTCACAATTGCTCTTGCGCCTGTCTGTAGGCTTGGAAGACGCAGAAGATCTTATCTCAGATCTAGAGCAAGCCTTCCTTATTGCTAAGGAGAGTATCTAA
- the metJ gene encoding met regulon transcriptional regulator MetJ yields the protein MADWNGEYISPYAEHGKKSEQVKKITVSIPLKVLKVLTDERTRRQINNLRHATNSELLCEAFLHAYTGQPLPTDEDLRKDRPDDIPAEVKRLMTEMGIEFEAFDEE from the coding sequence ATGGCAGACTGGAATGGCGAATACATTAGCCCGTACGCTGAACATGGAAAGAAAAGTGAACAAGTAAAAAAAATTACTGTTTCGATTCCACTGAAAGTATTAAAGGTACTCACTGACGAGCGTACACGCCGTCAGATTAACAATCTACGCCATGCGACAAATAGTGAGCTATTGTGCGAAGCATTTCTACATGCCTACACTGGCCAGCCACTTCCGACGGATGAAGATCTACGTAAAGACCGCCCAGATGATATCCCTGCAGAAGTGAAGCGTCTGATGACGGAAATGGGCATTGAGTTCGAAGCGTTTGACGAAGAATAA
- a CDS encoding malic enzyme-like NAD(P)-binding protein — protein MSEDNREELSPEEQFRQQALDYHAYPTAGKISVELTTPAETAGDLALAYSPGVAEPVREIAQNPENIYKYTAKGNMVAVISNGTAILGLGNLGPMASKPVMEGKALLFKRFAGLDSIDIQVKHRTIDEFVDTVANIADTFGGINLEDIKAPDCFEIEKQLIERCDVPVFHDDQHGTAIVTAAGMLNAIELQGKKLEETTIVCLGAGAAAVACMELLIKCGAMREKIYMLDRKGVIHTRRDDLNEYKQLFANNTDKRTLEDVIEGADLFLGVSGPNLLPPEALKLMADKPIVFACSNPDPEIKPELAHEVRNDLIMGTGRSDYPNQVNNVLCFPFIFRGALDVRASEINDEMKLAAVEAIRQLAKEDVPAEVLKAAGVDSLEFGPGYIIPKPMDSRLLPRVAKAVAQAAVDSGVARIEMPEGYMEG, from the coding sequence ATGTCAGAAGACAATCGCGAAGAATTATCCCCTGAAGAACAATTCCGCCAGCAAGCACTTGACTATCATGCATACCCAACGGCGGGTAAAATTTCAGTTGAGCTCACCACTCCAGCAGAAACAGCTGGTGATCTGGCACTGGCATACAGCCCAGGTGTCGCTGAGCCAGTTCGTGAAATCGCGCAAAATCCAGAGAATATTTACAAATACACTGCCAAAGGCAATATGGTCGCTGTTATCTCTAACGGTACCGCAATTCTTGGTTTAGGTAATTTAGGTCCAATGGCATCTAAGCCTGTTATGGAAGGTAAAGCACTTCTGTTCAAACGTTTTGCCGGCTTAGATTCTATTGATATTCAAGTAAAGCACCGCACTATTGACGAGTTTGTTGATACAGTAGCAAACATCGCAGACACTTTTGGTGGTATTAACTTAGAAGATATCAAAGCACCTGATTGCTTTGAGATTGAAAAACAGCTTATTGAACGCTGTGACGTGCCTGTTTTCCACGATGATCAACACGGCACAGCTATCGTCACTGCAGCAGGTATGTTGAACGCAATTGAGCTGCAAGGTAAAAAGCTTGAAGAAACAACCATTGTTTGTTTGGGCGCGGGTGCAGCCGCTGTCGCATGTATGGAGCTACTGATTAAGTGTGGCGCTATGCGTGAAAAAATCTACATGCTTGACCGCAAAGGCGTTATCCACACTCGTCGCGACGACCTAAATGAATACAAGCAACTCTTTGCCAACAATACAGATAAACGCACTCTTGAAGACGTAATCGAAGGCGCAGACCTATTCCTTGGTGTATCAGGTCCAAACCTATTACCACCAGAAGCACTAAAACTCATGGCCGATAAGCCTATTGTGTTTGCGTGTTCTAACCCAGATCCAGAGATCAAACCAGAACTTGCACATGAAGTCCGCAATGACCTCATCATGGGTACTGGCCGCAGTGATTACCCTAACCAAGTCAATAACGTTCTTTGTTTCCCATTCATCTTCCGCGGGGCATTGGATGTTCGTGCTAGTGAAATTAATGATGAAATGAAACTGGCAGCGGTTGAAGCAATTCGTCAGCTAGCGAAAGAAGACGTTCCAGCTGAAGTGTTAAAAGCAGCAGGCGTGGATAGCCTAGAATTCGGTCCTGGCTACATCATTCCAAAGCCTATGGACTCTCGTTTACTTCCGCGCGTAGCTAAAGCCGTCGCGCAAGCGGCCGTTGATTCAGGTGTCGCTCGTATCGAAATGCCTGAAGGATACATGGAAGGTTAA
- the rpmE gene encoding 50S ribosomal protein L31: protein MKTGIHPEYKAIKATCSCGNSFEFNSTLAKDSIHLDVCDKCHPFYTGKQRIVDTGGRVDRFNKRFGALSSKK, encoded by the coding sequence ATGAAAACTGGTATCCACCCAGAATACAAAGCAATCAAAGCGACTTGTTCTTGTGGTAACTCTTTCGAGTTCAACTCAACTCTAGCGAAAGATTCTATCCACCTAGACGTTTGTGACAAATGTCACCCATTCTACACTGGTAAGCAACGTATCGTTGATACAGGCGGCCGTGTTGATCGCTTCAACAAGCGTTTCGGTGCTCTATCAAGCAAGAAGTAA
- the priA gene encoding primosomal protein N', with amino-acid sequence MRPKIARVALPVPLDKQFDYLIPPHLFPIIGGRVSVPFGRQTLVGIVTALVNHSEFSEAQLKSIKQVLDNQPVWPESLYQLLQWCSQFYQYPLGETLLNAMPSALRKGKDADFAALVEWQLTEAGRDQFMIGFGRAVKQAKVMHMLEVGPVPHQQFIDEEVSSSVLKTLSDKGWIESVEKKPLIRRWSGDVEASVDKPKLNTEQAVAIATVNSAQGFGCFLLEGVTGSGKTEVYLNLIKPVLEQGKQALVLVPEIGLTPQTINRFKKRFNVPVEVIHSGLNDTERLNAWLSARDKAAGIVIGTRSALLTPFADLGIIIVDEEHDTSYKQQDSLRYHARDVAVMRANKEQIPIVLGSATPALETLHNALVGKYHHLVLSQRAGSAVPTTNKVLDIKGAYLESGLSAPLIAEMRKHLQAGNQVMLFLNRRGFSPALMCHECGWIAECKRCDAYYTYHQNSNEIRCHHCGSQQPIIHQCQGCGSTHLVTVGVGTEQLEKQLGELFPEFKAIRIDRDSTRRKGSLESALTSIRNGEYQILIGTQMLAKGHHFPDVTLVALLDVDGSLYSSDFRASERLAQLFIQVAGRAGRASKPGEVVLQTHHPEHTLLQALLTKSYRHFAETALQERQLAMLPPYAFLTMFRAESNHSGLAEEFLRQVRHTLEAHPLFDEFCLVLGPTPAPLAKRAGKYRWQLLLQTQQRSTMQKLLSSAKPAIQMLPTAKKVRWTLDIEPQDLS; translated from the coding sequence ATGCGACCAAAGATTGCCCGAGTAGCTTTACCTGTTCCACTTGATAAACAATTTGATTACCTCATTCCTCCGCATCTGTTTCCGATTATCGGCGGCCGTGTTTCTGTGCCTTTTGGACGCCAAACGCTGGTGGGAATTGTGACTGCATTGGTGAATCATTCGGAGTTCAGCGAAGCGCAACTAAAGTCAATTAAGCAAGTGTTAGACAATCAGCCAGTTTGGCCTGAAAGTCTTTATCAACTTTTACAATGGTGCAGTCAGTTTTATCAGTATCCGTTGGGAGAAACGTTACTCAATGCGATGCCAAGTGCTTTACGCAAAGGGAAAGACGCTGACTTTGCTGCATTAGTAGAATGGCAACTGACAGAGGCGGGGCGAGATCAGTTCATGATTGGTTTTGGTCGAGCAGTGAAACAGGCGAAAGTGATGCACATGCTCGAAGTAGGCCCAGTCCCTCATCAACAGTTTATTGATGAAGAAGTCAGCTCGAGTGTACTCAAAACGCTTTCAGATAAGGGTTGGATAGAATCTGTTGAAAAGAAACCGCTGATTCGTCGCTGGAGTGGTGATGTTGAAGCAAGCGTTGACAAACCTAAGTTGAATACTGAACAGGCTGTGGCGATTGCGACAGTGAACAGTGCTCAAGGGTTTGGATGCTTTTTGTTGGAGGGGGTGACGGGCTCTGGTAAAACAGAGGTGTATCTGAACCTGATAAAACCCGTTTTGGAGCAAGGGAAGCAAGCTCTGGTATTGGTGCCTGAAATAGGTCTGACTCCACAAACCATTAACCGATTTAAGAAGCGTTTTAATGTTCCTGTTGAAGTGATTCATTCAGGTTTGAACGACACAGAGAGGTTGAACGCTTGGTTATCTGCCAGAGATAAAGCGGCAGGGATCGTGATTGGTACGCGTTCAGCACTACTTACGCCGTTTGCAGACTTAGGTATCATCATCGTCGATGAAGAGCACGACACCTCTTATAAGCAACAAGATAGCTTACGTTATCATGCACGAGATGTTGCCGTTATGCGCGCCAATAAAGAGCAGATCCCGATTGTTCTCGGATCTGCAACACCGGCATTGGAAACGCTGCACAATGCGCTCGTTGGAAAGTACCATCATTTAGTTTTGTCTCAGCGTGCAGGGAGCGCTGTACCCACAACCAATAAAGTACTGGATATAAAAGGCGCCTATCTTGAGAGTGGATTGTCTGCGCCATTGATTGCAGAAATGCGCAAGCATCTTCAAGCGGGGAACCAAGTCATGTTGTTCCTCAATCGAAGGGGCTTTTCTCCTGCATTGATGTGTCACGAATGTGGATGGATTGCTGAGTGTAAGCGCTGTGATGCGTATTATACCTATCATCAAAACAGCAACGAAATTCGATGCCATCATTGTGGTTCTCAACAACCTATTATCCACCAGTGCCAAGGATGTGGTTCAACTCATTTGGTCACAGTTGGAGTGGGGACGGAGCAGTTGGAAAAGCAGCTCGGTGAATTGTTTCCGGAATTCAAAGCCATTCGTATCGACCGAGACAGCACAAGAAGAAAGGGGAGTTTAGAGAGTGCGTTAACTTCCATCCGCAACGGTGAATACCAAATCCTGATTGGTACGCAAATGCTGGCGAAAGGACACCACTTTCCAGACGTAACGCTGGTGGCGCTATTGGATGTGGATGGTTCGCTTTACAGTAGCGATTTTCGCGCCTCTGAGCGCCTCGCACAGCTATTTATTCAGGTCGCAGGGCGAGCGGGCAGGGCGAGTAAACCGGGGGAAGTGGTATTACAAACGCATCACCCTGAACATACCTTATTGCAAGCTTTACTCACAAAGAGCTATCGCCATTTTGCAGAGACGGCACTGCAGGAGCGCCAGTTAGCCATGTTGCCTCCATACGCATTTTTAACGATGTTTCGAGCGGAGTCGAATCACAGTGGGTTAGCCGAGGAGTTTCTTCGACAGGTTCGTCATACACTTGAGGCGCATCCACTGTTTGATGAATTTTGTTTAGTGCTTGGTCCGACTCCTGCGCCATTGGCTAAAAGAGCAGGGAAATATCGCTGGCAATTGCTGCTCCAAACTCAACAGCGTTCGACAATGCAGAAGCTACTTTCAAGTGCAAAGCCAGCCATTCAGATGTTACCCACGGCAAAAAAAGTCCGATGGACCTTAGATATTGAGCCTCAAGATCTCAGTTAA